In Vidua chalybeata isolate OUT-0048 chromosome 9, bVidCha1 merged haplotype, whole genome shotgun sequence, a genomic segment contains:
- the LOC128792262 gene encoding transcription initiation factor TFIID subunit 4-like has product MGVAVGCGARCGAFPAARYGAARSPRYGAARSERRGAARCVPRRAVPAVRSPPGRGARPWQRWGRRGCCACGRRRCRTIWLSPCRKGVGALRLSAHVTVRGGRAGSLGSGERRAPPGSASLARAGRREAPSAGRRARGPSAPRAPQPLAPLSPSRPSAPRSPQPLAPLGPAAASPPPSLHAPLVALPHPLGSCLGILSFPPVVAVFGGRVAHSWCWGLQGLGSPGPRRQVKPSVCWVAKAGSSGRRVHACLKQPPAALGTWSSGPGGCECSDKEGMNSLSYQDL; this is encoded by the exons ATGGGGGTCGCGGTGGGCTGTGGGGCGCGGTGCGGCGCGTTCCCCGCCGCGCGGTACGGAGCGGCGCGCTCCCCGCGGTACGGAGCGGCGCGCTCGgagcggcgcggagcggcgcggtGCGTTCCCCGCCGTGCGGTGCCCGCGGTGCGCTCCCCGCCCGGGCGCGGCGCTCGGccctggcagcgctggggcCGCCGCGGCTGCTGCGCCTGCGGCCGCCGCCGATGTCGCACCATTTGGCTGTCACCCTGTCGCAAAGGCGTCGGTGCTTTGCGGCTCTCGGCGCACGTGACTGTGCGGGGAGGAAGAGCGGGATCCCTCGGAAGCGGAGAGCGGCGCGCGCCCCCCGGCAGCGCCTCCCTCGCGCGGGCCGGGCGGCGCGAGGCGCCCAGCGCGGGAAGGCGGGCGCGAGGCCCCTCAGCCCCTCGCGCCCCTCAGCCCCTCGCGCCCCTCAGCCCCTCGCGCCCCTCAGCCCCTcgctcccctcagcccctcgcTCCCctcggccccgcggccgcctcGCCACCTCCCTCCTTGCACGCTCCGCTGGTTGCGCTTCCCCATCCGTTAGGCTCCTGTCTCGGAATCCTGTCGTTTCCTCCTGTGGTGGCGGTGTTCGGGGGGCGTGTGGCACATTCCTGGTgttgggggctgcaggggctcgGCTCTCCCGGGCCCAGGAGACAGGTGAAGCCCTCAGTTTGTTGGGTAGCGAAGGCAGGTAGCTCAGGAAGGAGAGTTCACGCTTGTCTCAAGCAGCCACCTGCCGCCCTGGGGACCTGGAGCAGTGGCCCAGGAGGTTGTG AGTGCTCTGACAAGGAAGGAATGAACAGCTTATCTTATCAAGATTTATAG